Within the Microbacterium sp. 1S1 genome, the region TTCCCCTGGATGTCCAGGAACGCGAACGGGAGGTCGAGGAGGATCCCCGAGAGGATCTCCACGCCGAGGGAAGCGCCGAGCAGCACGCGCAGGGTGTCTCCCAAAGCGCGGACGGTCTGCAGCGTGTCGCGGATGTGCCCGATGGTGATGGCGAGGAAGGCATAGCCGAAGAGGGACAGCCACCCCAGGACCGTGTCGGAGCGGTCGGTGGTCCACAGCAGGCTCACGAGCGCCCACCCGAGGAACGCGAGCAGCGACGACGGGGCGATGCGCAGCGGGGACAGCTCCTCCCTGCGCACCCAGAGGATCGCGGCCCCGAGGAGGCACAGCACGGTGATGACGGTGGCGAGGGTGACGGCCGACGTCATCCGCTCGATCGCGAAGGACCCGAACACCGCGGTCAGGGCCGCGAGCGTGAACGCCCGAGCCATCTCCGCCGAGCCGAGCAGACGGGGGAGGGGAAGCACCGACGTCACGGCACCCGCCGTGGGGCCGTGCCGCGCTCGAACACGAGGTCGCGTTCGCCGACCCCGACGAGCGGCACGGACTTGAGCTTGAACGACAGGAGGACCAGGAGCAGCCACCCCCAGAGCATGATCGGGGTGGACTCGGTGAGCCCCTGCACCAGCAGCACCACGGTGAACAGGCTCGGCAGCAGGGTGAGCGGGGAGTACGGGCGTTGCGCGTCGAGATCCCAGCGCGGCCGGTCCACGGCGAAGAACCAGGAGCGCCAGAGCAGGCTGCCGTATGCGACGGCCATCAGCACCAGACCGAGGACGCCGAGCTGGAGCAGCACGTCCAGCCACATGTTGTGCGCGTGGAACACCGTGATCCCATGGTCGACGATCCAGCCGTCGAAGGCCGGGTCGGTGGGCACCCAGGGACTGGAGAACCCGTTCCCGACGATCGGATGGTCGCCGACGCGCTCCAGGACCTTCGCCCAGATCTTGTTCGAGCGGCCGGTGAGGTCGGCGCTGCGCCCCAGAAGGCCGAGGAGCGGGTCGCGCAGCAGCCAGAGCGCGAGAACGCCGAGCACGGTCGTCCCGATCGCGACGACGTAGATCCGCGTGCGCGCGCTCGGCGTCGCGGCACGGCGCATCAGCAGGGCGACGACGAGGACGACGGCGGCCGCTCCGGCGCACACGAGCGCGGTGGCGGACGCCGTGCGGAAGAGGAAATATGCCGCCAGCAGCATCCACAGGGCGAGGGTCGTCCGCCACCGCGCCTTGGCGGCGAAGAGCACCCCGAACGTGATCAGGGCGAACAGCGAGACGATCCCGAGCAGGTTCGCGTTGCCCACGATTCCCTGGATGCGTCCCCCGTCGAAGAGGTTGTCCCGAACCCAGTACCACTGCGGATCGATGTCGCCGTCCGGCAGGTCGACGAAGTTCGGCAGGAGCGGACCGTGGAGAACGAGCGAGACCCACAGCTCGAGAGCGAGGGAGAGACCGAGGATCCACTTGAAGGCCGACGACAGGGCGCGGACGATCTCGTGCCACGTGAGCACGTGGGCGATGAACAGCCCGTTCGTGGTCACAGCCGCGAGGAGCACACCCGTGGCGACCGTCGGGACACGCCACTGCGACCAGGCGACGGAGAGGAGGGCGAGCGCGGTGTAGCCGAGAGCCGCCCACGGCAGTCGCCGCCAGCGGAAGGGCTGCGGCCGGTTCCGTGCGAGCATCGGGATGCCGATCGCCAGAGTCGCCGCGGTGAAGAGTGCGAGAACGATCGCGGCGCCGACCTCGCCGAGGAGGTTGTAGACCGCCGAGTGCGCGAACGCCACGAAGAGGACCATGATGGCGTACCCGCGCAGCAGGAGATGCCCCGTGGACTCGCGCTCGGGCGCGGTGGGCGGGGCGGCGACCGGGTGCTTGGTGTACTGGGCCATCGCGACTCAGGCTACCTCGACGCACGAGGATCCGACCTGTGGGTCGCCCGGGCCCTACGCTGGGGGGCATGCTGCGCCGCCTCACCAATGTGCCCAGGGACTATGCCTGGGGGTCGCCGTCCCTCCTCGCCGAGCTGGAAGGGCGCACCCCGACGGGAGCGCCGGAAGCAGAGGTGTGGTTCGGCGACCATCCCGGCGACCCGGCGGATGTCGCCGGCGGGGGGACTCTGGACGAGGTGACCGGAGGCACCCTGCCGTACCTGCTCAAGCTGCTCGCGGCAGGACGCCCGTTGTCCATCCAGGTGCACCCGACCAAGGAGCAGGCGCAGGACGGATGGGCGCGCGAGAGCGCTCTGCCGCTCGACGACCCGCGACGCAACTATCGCGACGACAACCACAAACCCGAGCTCATCGTCGCCCTCAGCGACCGGTTCGAGTCGCTCAGCGGTCTGCGACCGGTCGCCGACACCCTGCGCCTGCTCGACGCACTCGACGCCGTCCCCGGCGTGCAGGCCCTGCGGGAACGTCTGACCGGTGACGGTGACCCGCTCGGCAGCGCGATCGGCTGGCTGCTCGGCGGTGAGGCTCAGCGCGAGGTCGACGAGATCATCGCCGCCGTCGTCGACGCGGCCCGGGGTTCGGCGGGCGACGAGTACCCCGCACTCCGGGCGGTCGCCGCGATCGCCGAGACGTCGCCGGGGGATCCCGGAGTCGTCGTCGCGCTGCTCATGAACCACCTCGTGCTGCGCCGCGGTGAGGGCGTCTTCCTCCGGGCGGGCCTGCTGCACGCCTACCTCTCGGGTCTCGGGGTGGAGATCATGGCGGCGAGCGACAACGTGCTGCGCGGGGGCCTCACGCCCAAGCGCATCGATGTGCCCGAGCTGCTCGCCGTGCTGGACACCGCCCCCGCGGAGGTCCCGGTGCTGCGCCCAGCGGGCGGTGGGAGTGTCACGGCGTATCCCGTCCCCGTCCCCGACTTCGCCCTCCGACGGGTCAGCCTGGATGAAGGGCCGGTGCGGCTCGACGTGGCCGGTCCCACGATGGTGCTCGCCACGGCCGGCGAGGTCTGCGTCGAGACGGTGTCCGGCGAGCAGCTCGCCGTTCCGGTGGGGGCAGCCGCGTTCGCCACCGCCGACGAGCGCGCCCTCACGCTCTCCGGCACGGGCGAGGCGTTCGTCGCGACACCGGGCCACTGATCGGGCGCGACACGCCGTGAGTCGTGCATGAACCTTCAAGAGTCGCTTGAGGGTTTACGATCCGCGACTTGACCCGGATGAATGACACGGGTGTAATTAGGTGAGCACGGCCCGCCAGGGGGGCGGTTTTTGAAGGGTTGGAGGTCGAGATGACGGGATACCGTTCCGATGTGCCGGAGAACTGGTTCGTCGATCCGGTCAACCTCGGTGTCCCCGGGGTCCGCCGGTCCGACCCGGACGATGACAACGCCCTCGCGTGGCAGAGCGACGCGCTGTGCTCGCAGACGGACCCGGAGGCCTTCTTCCCGGAGAAGGGTGGCTCCACGCGGGACGCGAAGCGCATCTGCACCGCGTGCGACGTCCGCGGTGAATGCCTCGAGTACGCACTGGCCAACGACGAACGCTTCGGCATCTGGGGCGGCCTCTCCGAGCGCGAGCGCCGCAAGCTCAAGCGCCGCGCGAGCTGAGAGCTCTCTTCGAGGCGCGGCTTCGCGGGCGCGCCGGGAGCGGTGACGTGACGGGCACGGCGGCGCGCATAGGCTGACCACGTCATGCCAGCCCGAGTTCATGCCCTCATCGTCGCGCGCTCCGGAGCCTCCGCCCGCGCCCAGCTCCTCCGCACGCTCGACGCCGTCCGCTCGCAGACCGTCCCCCCCGCGGCGGTCACCCTGATCCTGTGCGGCGACGCCACCACCGCTCGCGAAAGCGAGGCCGTCGCCGCCACCGTCGAGGGCATCATCGAGGCGCGGTCCTCGACCTCGTTCGCCGACGCCATCGACCTCGCCCGCCCCCGTGTCGCCGACGGATCCGCGATCTGGATCCTCGCGCAGGACACGGCGCCGCATCCCCGCGCCCTGGAGCGGCTCACCGGCATGCTGGAGCGTTCGCCGTCCGCCGCGATCGTGGCTCCGAAGCTCGTGGCCACGGACAACGATCGCGAGATCGTGTCGCTCGGAGTGAGCATGACCACCTTCGGCCGCGCGGTGGAGCTCGCGGCCGGCGAGTTGGACCAAGGGCAGCACGACCGGATGGACGACGCCCTCGGTGCCGATATCCGGGGCATGCTCATCCGCGGCGAGGTCCGTGACGCCCTGCGGCCCGATCCCGCGCTGGCCGGCGCGGACGAAGGCCTCGACCTCGGAGTCCGCGCCCGACTCGGGGGCGGACGGGTGGTGCTCGCTCCGGCGGCCAGGGTCTCGGCCGCACCGGACGGCCCGGCCGCCCTCCCGTCTGGTCGATCCCGCCGGGCCTTCGTCACCCGGCTGGCCCAACTGCACCGGCGCCTCGCCTATGCGCCCGCCGCCGCGGTGCCGTTGCACTGGCTCACGTTCCTGCCGCTGGCTCTCTGGCGCTCGATCACGCACCTGATCGGCAAGCGCCCCGAAGCCGTCCTCCCGGAGTGGGGCGCGGCCCTGACAGCGATGGTCCGGTTCGGCGCCGTCGCGAGGTCGCGCTCCCGGATCCGCTCCTTCCGGTCCTCCACCTGGGCCAGCATCGCCCCGCTGCGCGTCACTCCCTCCCAGCTGCGACGTCGCCTCGACGACGGGCACGGCAGCGAGCACGGCGCTGTCAGCGAGCTCCGCTTCTTCTCGGGCGGCGGCGCCTGGGCCGTGCTGGCCGCGCTCGTCGTCAGCATCGCGTCCTTCACCACGCTTCTCGCCTGGCCGGCGCTCGGAGGGGGAGGACTCCTGCCGCTGCGCGAGACCGTGGGCGCACTGTGGGAGGA harbors:
- a CDS encoding O-antigen ligase family protein, encoding MAQYTKHPVAAPPTAPERESTGHLLLRGYAIMVLFVAFAHSAVYNLLGEVGAAIVLALFTAATLAIGIPMLARNRPQPFRWRRLPWAALGYTALALLSVAWSQWRVPTVATGVLLAAVTTNGLFIAHVLTWHEIVRALSSAFKWILGLSLALELWVSLVLHGPLLPNFVDLPDGDIDPQWYWVRDNLFDGGRIQGIVGNANLLGIVSLFALITFGVLFAAKARWRTTLALWMLLAAYFLFRTASATALVCAGAAAVVLVVALLMRRAATPSARTRIYVVAIGTTVLGVLALWLLRDPLLGLLGRSADLTGRSNKIWAKVLERVGDHPIVGNGFSSPWVPTDPAFDGWIVDHGITVFHAHNMWLDVLLQLGVLGLVLMAVAYGSLLWRSWFFAVDRPRWDLDAQRPYSPLTLLPSLFTVVLLVQGLTESTPIMLWGWLLLVLLSFKLKSVPLVGVGERDLVFERGTAPRRVP
- the manA gene encoding mannose-6-phosphate isomerase, class I: MLRRLTNVPRDYAWGSPSLLAELEGRTPTGAPEAEVWFGDHPGDPADVAGGGTLDEVTGGTLPYLLKLLAAGRPLSIQVHPTKEQAQDGWARESALPLDDPRRNYRDDNHKPELIVALSDRFESLSGLRPVADTLRLLDALDAVPGVQALRERLTGDGDPLGSAIGWLLGGEAQREVDEIIAAVVDAARGSAGDEYPALRAVAAIAETSPGDPGVVVALLMNHLVLRRGEGVFLRAGLLHAYLSGLGVEIMAASDNVLRGGLTPKRIDVPELLAVLDTAPAEVPVLRPAGGGSVTAYPVPVPDFALRRVSLDEGPVRLDVAGPTMVLATAGEVCVETVSGEQLAVPVGAAAFATADERALTLSGTGEAFVATPGH
- a CDS encoding WhiB family transcriptional regulator, whose translation is MTGYRSDVPENWFVDPVNLGVPGVRRSDPDDDNALAWQSDALCSQTDPEAFFPEKGGSTRDAKRICTACDVRGECLEYALANDERFGIWGGLSERERRKLKRRAS